The Sphaerisporangium siamense genome includes the window TCACCGCCGGTCAGGGGGTGCTCCTCGATGCGCTCCCGGTTGACGTAGGTGCCGTTGAGGCTGCCGACGTCGCGGGCGGTGAAGTAGTCGCCGCGCCGGTAGAACTCGGCGTGACGGCGCGACACCGTCACGTCGTCGAGGAAGATGTCGCTCTCGGGGTGGCGGCCCGCGGTGGTGAGATCGCTGTCGAGGAGGAAGCGGCTCCCGGCGTTCGGCCCGCGCATCACGACCAGCAGCGCCGTGCCCGGAGGCAGCTGGTCGACGGCCGCGCGATCGGGTAGGAGCGTCTGCCCCGTCGTCTCCGAGTCCATCGCCTCGATCCCGCTGAGGGAGATCGTGGAGGTGGTGTCCCCCACCGGCGTGCTCTCGGGACGGCTCAGCGGCGACCCGCAGCGTGAGCAGAAACGGGCGTCCTCAGGGTTGGCATTGCCGCACTGCGTGCAGTAGACGCTCGGCATCGATCGGCTCGGCCTCCTACCGCGAAGTCGCGGCGACGGTGCTCTGGGCGGCGTGCCTCGGGTCTTCGCTTCTCATGGTGTCAGACTGCGAATGCCGCAACATACGCTGATGAGTCGCAAAGGTCAAGATGAGGGCATGCTCGCGGATTCGGACATACTAGTGGGGCTCGCTCGGGCTCTCGCTACGGGGGGCTGGCGGTG containing:
- a CDS encoding FHA domain-containing protein → MPSVYCTQCGNANPEDARFCSRCGSPLSRPESTPVGDTTSTISLSGIEAMDSETTGQTLLPDRAAVDQLPPGTALLVVMRGPNAGSRFLLDSDLTTAGRHPESDIFLDDVTVSRRHAEFYRRGDYFTARDVGSLNGTYVNRERIEEHPLTGGDEVQIGKFRLVFLTRG